In the genome of Carassius carassius chromosome 47, fCarCar2.1, whole genome shotgun sequence, one region contains:
- the LOC132130149 gene encoding inositol-trisphosphate 3-kinase C-like isoform X1 codes for MTKTPDSPAPCAGMGDVHHSHPEEPVEQLSRRARVAVPELVVTCEPSVPECDQIPRGPCSGSHHPDEESICSDSGLSGSPASSLALRKLSISSSTGLSPASSFEECEEDLSGYGEYNQSSGEALTKSKNMVNWSPLPVKKRSPWVQVVGHAGNFQTGSDGRLLKKYCECEHQCFLQLMSDSLRPFVPGYYGVTQHEEQDYNLMDDLLADFDSPCIMDCKMGSRTYLEEELRKACECPQPRKDMYEKMIAVDPDAPTEEERAQQAVLKTRYMQWRETLSSTATLGFRIEGIKKSDGTCNTNFKRTKYKDEIIQALEDFVDNNMLILRSYQQRLKELRAVLEKSNFFKAHEVVGSSLLFIHDLTGKAGIWMIDFGKTVPMPPPLTLDHRSPWVEGNREDGYLWGLDNFIDILTNMLPEK; via the exons ATGACTAAAACGCCCGATTCCCCGGCACCCTGCGCTGGTATGGGTGATGTCCACCACAGCCATCCCGAGGAGCCAGTGGAGCAGCTCTCCAGACGCGCTCGCGTTGCTGTACCTGAACTGGTCGTTACCTGCGAGCCGAGTGTCCCGGAGTGTGACCAGATCCCCCGCGGACCCTGCTCGGGCTCCCATCACCCCGATGAGGAGTCCATCTGCTCGGACAGCGGGCTCAGCGGCTCCCCCGCCTCGTCCCTGGCGCTGAGAAAACTGTCCATCTCGTCCTCAACCGGCCTCTCGCCAGCTTCTTCTTTTGAGGAGTGCGAAGAAGATTTATCTGGTTACGGCGAATATAATCAGTCTTCAGGTGAAGCGCTCACG AAGTCAAAGAATATGGTGAACTGGTCTCCACTTCCAGTGAAAAAGCGCTCTCCCTGGGTGCAGGTGGTCGGCCATGCAG GAAATTTTCAGACGGGGAGTGATGGAAGGCTGCTGAAGAAGTACTGCGAGTGCGAGCATCAGTGTTTTCTGCAGCTCATGAGCGACTCACTGCGGCCCTTCGTTCCTGGATACTATGGTGTGACTCAGCATGAAGAGCAGGATTACAACCTCATGGACGACCTCCTTGCTGACTTTGACTCGCCCTGCATCATGGACTGCAAAATGGGGAGCCG GACTTACTTGGAGGAAGAGTTGAGGAAGGCCTGCGAGTGTCCTCAGCCACGCAAAGACATgtatgaaaaaatgattgcagtgGACCCAGACGCCCCTACTGAGGAGGAGCGGGCCCAGCAGGCAGTACTCAAAACCAGATACATGCAGTGGAGGGAAACACTCAGCTCAACAGCCACGCTGGGCTTTCGCATCGAAGGCATCAAG AAATCAGATGGCACATGTAACACTAACTTCAAGAGAACAAAGTACAAAGATGAGATCATCCAAGCCCTGGAGGATTTTGTTGACAACAACATGTTAATCTTG AGAAGTTACCAACAACGCCTGAAGGAACTGCGAGCTGTGCTGGAGAAATCCAATTTCTTTAAAGCACATGAG gtggTGGGCAGCTCCTTATTATTTATCCATGATCTGACTGGCAAGGCTGGAATCTGGATGATTGACTTTGGGAAGACTGTGCCCATGCCGCCCCCTCTCACCCTGGACCATCGCAGCCCATGGGTGGAGGGCAACAGAGAGGACGGGTACCTCTGGGGCCTGGACAATTTCATTGACATTCTGACCAACATGCTTCCGGAGAAATGA
- the LOC132130239 gene encoding uncharacterized protein LOC132130239: MVTATRSSERRGQREDQQRVFHNILPRAHFLQPNRESSAFSPYANDFCLNGRDAKNIAESPKSSRKLHPLTQPGFYSPKIPRSKHFEAAQSAKKSLKGSSSTNNLKEFFALTLPLLCSRTAVLKTSPLCSKPQKVTTFVVEKPPLMRAVVSQTSPTSSQPNKEHFSQIQPIEDSLIKDCSLFSLQEPKSKPPRYDQPVWSQSQNLFTEDISTKDHLSINTVHLFPKHHSRAYQPAALCSKLEKANHERFSLSVDADIKQSQGDPDWSCQLQTSPAIPDCNPKQKKTQYTQHRETGDVRNTEHNHVNSQVDVNSKNVFGEPRVIASLRAACSPRPVRKSTVVEDLKKLLVMDDTEDSTQGDSAPQQKEAGLCKGLPMSGSCTSPSLLSQNNPVSPSLTPIHLHLQTRQTGKSYSFYEA, from the exons ATGGTAACAGCCACTCGCTCTTCGGAAAGAAGAGGCCAGAGGGAAGACCAGCAGAGGGTGTTTCACAACATCTTGCCAAGA GCGCATTTTCTCCAGCCAAATAGAGAATCAAGTGCTTTTTCACCCTATGCTAATGACTTCTGCTTGAACGGTAGAGATGCCAAGAACATTGCTGAGTCCCCCAAGAGCAGTCGTAAGCTGCACCCGCTGACACAGCCGGGCTTCTACAGTCCAAAAATCCCCCGATCAAAACACTTTGAAGCTGCACAGTCTGCAAAAAAATCTTTGAAAGGATCTTCTTCTACAAACAACTTGAAAGAGTTCTTTGCTCTAACGTTGCCTCTTCTGTGCTCCAGAACTGCTGTTCTAAAAACCAG CCCTTTGTGTTCCAAACCACAAAAAGTTACAACGTTTGTGGTGGAAAAGCCTCCTTTGATGAGAGCTGTGGTTTCTCAAACTTCACCAACCTCAAGTCaacccaacaaagagcacttcagCCAAATCCAGCCAATAGAGGACAGTCTCATCAAGGACTGCAGTTTGTTCAGTCTGCAGGAACCCAAGAGCAAACCTCCTAGATATGACCAACCTGTCTGGAGTCAGAGCCAGAATTTATTCACTGAGGATATTTCTACCAAGGATCATCTTTCTATTAACACAGTACATCTGTTCCCTAAACACCATTCTAGAGCATACCAGCCTGCTGCGCTTTGTTCAAAACTGGAAAAGGCAAATCATGAGAGATTTAGCTTGAGTGTTGACGCTGACATTAAACAATCTCAAGGTGACCCTGACTGGTCATGTCAACTTCAAACCAGCCCAGCTATACCTGACTGCAACCCAAAACAAAAGAAGACACAATACACACAACATAGAGAAACCGGTGATGTTAGAAACACAGAGCACAACCATGTAAATAG tcagGTGGATGTGAACTCAAAGAATGTGTTTGGTGAACCTCGGGTGATCGCATCACTGCGAGCAGCATGTTCCCCGCGGCCTGTTCGTAAGAGCACCGTGGTGGAGGACTTGAAAAAACTCCTTGTGATGGATGACACAGAGGACAGCACTCAGGGTGATTCA GCACCTCAACAAAAAGAGGCAGGGCTTTGCAAAGGTTTGCCAATGTCAGGTTCATGCACAAGTCCATCATTACTCAGTCAAAATAATCCAGTGTCTCCCTCACTCACACCCATCCATCTCCACCTGCAAACACGTCAAACAGGCAAGAGTTATTCCTTTTATGAAGCATAA
- the LOC132130149 gene encoding inositol-trisphosphate 3-kinase C-like isoform X2 — MTKTPDSPAPCAGMGDVHHSHPEEPVEQLSRRARVAVPELVVTCEPSVPECDQIPRGPCSGSHHPDEESICSDSGLSGSPASSLALRKLSISSSTGLSPASSFEECEEDLSGYGEYNQSSGEALTSKNMVNWSPLPVKKRSPWVQVVGHAGNFQTGSDGRLLKKYCECEHQCFLQLMSDSLRPFVPGYYGVTQHEEQDYNLMDDLLADFDSPCIMDCKMGSRTYLEEELRKACECPQPRKDMYEKMIAVDPDAPTEEERAQQAVLKTRYMQWRETLSSTATLGFRIEGIKKSDGTCNTNFKRTKYKDEIIQALEDFVDNNMLILRSYQQRLKELRAVLEKSNFFKAHEVVGSSLLFIHDLTGKAGIWMIDFGKTVPMPPPLTLDHRSPWVEGNREDGYLWGLDNFIDILTNMLPEK, encoded by the exons ATGACTAAAACGCCCGATTCCCCGGCACCCTGCGCTGGTATGGGTGATGTCCACCACAGCCATCCCGAGGAGCCAGTGGAGCAGCTCTCCAGACGCGCTCGCGTTGCTGTACCTGAACTGGTCGTTACCTGCGAGCCGAGTGTCCCGGAGTGTGACCAGATCCCCCGCGGACCCTGCTCGGGCTCCCATCACCCCGATGAGGAGTCCATCTGCTCGGACAGCGGGCTCAGCGGCTCCCCCGCCTCGTCCCTGGCGCTGAGAAAACTGTCCATCTCGTCCTCAACCGGCCTCTCGCCAGCTTCTTCTTTTGAGGAGTGCGAAGAAGATTTATCTGGTTACGGCGAATATAATCAGTCTTCAGGTGAAGCGCTCACG TCAAAGAATATGGTGAACTGGTCTCCACTTCCAGTGAAAAAGCGCTCTCCCTGGGTGCAGGTGGTCGGCCATGCAG GAAATTTTCAGACGGGGAGTGATGGAAGGCTGCTGAAGAAGTACTGCGAGTGCGAGCATCAGTGTTTTCTGCAGCTCATGAGCGACTCACTGCGGCCCTTCGTTCCTGGATACTATGGTGTGACTCAGCATGAAGAGCAGGATTACAACCTCATGGACGACCTCCTTGCTGACTTTGACTCGCCCTGCATCATGGACTGCAAAATGGGGAGCCG GACTTACTTGGAGGAAGAGTTGAGGAAGGCCTGCGAGTGTCCTCAGCCACGCAAAGACATgtatgaaaaaatgattgcagtgGACCCAGACGCCCCTACTGAGGAGGAGCGGGCCCAGCAGGCAGTACTCAAAACCAGATACATGCAGTGGAGGGAAACACTCAGCTCAACAGCCACGCTGGGCTTTCGCATCGAAGGCATCAAG AAATCAGATGGCACATGTAACACTAACTTCAAGAGAACAAAGTACAAAGATGAGATCATCCAAGCCCTGGAGGATTTTGTTGACAACAACATGTTAATCTTG AGAAGTTACCAACAACGCCTGAAGGAACTGCGAGCTGTGCTGGAGAAATCCAATTTCTTTAAAGCACATGAG gtggTGGGCAGCTCCTTATTATTTATCCATGATCTGACTGGCAAGGCTGGAATCTGGATGATTGACTTTGGGAAGACTGTGCCCATGCCGCCCCCTCTCACCCTGGACCATCGCAGCCCATGGGTGGAGGGCAACAGAGAGGACGGGTACCTCTGGGGCCTGGACAATTTCATTGACATTCTGACCAACATGCTTCCGGAGAAATGA